A region of Streptomyces sp. TG1A-60 DNA encodes the following proteins:
- a CDS encoding nicotinate phosphoribosyltransferase: MNTADLGLPVDVPSTALFTDQYELTMLQAALRAGTAERRSVFEVFTRRLPEGRRYGVVAGTGRVLDAVENFRFDPGVLGFLHERSVVDAQTLDWLAGYRFRGDVWGYQEGEVYFPGSPIMRVEGTFAECVLLETVILSILNHDSAIAAAASRMSSAAAGRPLIEMGARRTHELAAVAASRAAYVGGFTSTSDLAAGFRYGIPTVGTSAHAFTLLHDRERDAFQAQVDSLGRNTTLLVDTYDVAEAVRTAVEIAGPELGAVRIDSGDLLLVAHQVRQQLDELGATDTRIIVTSDLDEYAIASLAAAPVDAYGVGTRLVTGSGHPTCSMVYKLVARARSADPTAPLLPVAKRSTGGKTSVGGRKWAARRLDGHGVAEAEVLGTGTVPGELQDRQLLVHLIEDGHVLTREPLDAVRERHTAARANLPLSATQLSRGEAVIPTEYV; encoded by the coding sequence ATGAACACAGCGGACCTTGGTTTGCCGGTCGACGTCCCCTCGACCGCGCTCTTCACTGACCAGTACGAACTCACGATGCTGCAGGCCGCGCTGAGGGCAGGCACGGCCGAGCGGCGTTCGGTGTTCGAGGTCTTCACGCGACGGCTGCCGGAGGGACGCCGGTACGGCGTGGTGGCCGGCACCGGGCGCGTGCTGGACGCGGTGGAGAACTTCCGTTTCGACCCGGGCGTCCTCGGCTTCCTGCACGAGCGCTCCGTCGTCGACGCGCAGACCCTCGACTGGCTCGCCGGCTACCGCTTCCGCGGAGACGTGTGGGGCTACCAGGAGGGCGAGGTGTACTTCCCGGGCTCGCCGATCATGCGGGTCGAGGGCACCTTCGCGGAGTGCGTCCTGCTGGAGACCGTGATCCTGTCCATCCTCAACCACGACTCGGCGATCGCTGCCGCCGCCTCCCGGATGTCGAGCGCCGCCGCCGGGCGCCCGCTGATCGAGATGGGCGCCCGGCGCACCCACGAGCTGGCCGCCGTGGCCGCCTCGCGCGCCGCGTACGTCGGCGGCTTCACCTCCACCTCGGACCTGGCCGCCGGTTTCCGCTACGGCATCCCGACGGTCGGCACCAGCGCCCACGCCTTCACCCTGCTCCACGACCGCGAGCGGGACGCCTTCCAGGCCCAGGTGGACTCGCTGGGCCGGAACACCACCCTGCTCGTCGACACGTACGACGTCGCCGAGGCCGTACGGACCGCCGTGGAGATCGCCGGGCCCGAGCTCGGCGCGGTCCGCATCGACTCCGGTGACCTGCTCCTCGTCGCCCACCAGGTGCGGCAGCAGCTGGACGAGCTGGGCGCGACCGACACCCGGATCATCGTGACCTCGGACCTCGACGAGTACGCCATCGCCTCCCTGGCGGCGGCCCCCGTGGACGCGTACGGCGTCGGAACGCGGCTGGTGACCGGCTCCGGCCACCCCACCTGCTCGATGGTCTACAAACTCGTCGCCCGCGCGCGGTCCGCGGACCCCACGGCCCCGCTCCTGCCCGTGGCGAAGAGGTCCACCGGCGGCAAGACGTCCGTCGGGGGCCGCAAGTGGGCGGCGCGGCGCCTGGACGGGCACGGCGTCGCCGAGGCCGAGGTCCTCGGCACCGGGACGGTCCCCGGGGAACTCCAGGACCGGCAGCTCCTGGTCCACCTGATCGAGGACGGCCACGTCCTCACCCGCGAGCCGCTGGACGCCGTACGCGAACGGCACACGGCCGCGCGGGCGAACCTGCCGCTGTCGGCGACGCAGCTGTCCCGCGGGGAGGCGGTCATCCCGACGGAGTACGTCTGA
- the clpS gene encoding ATP-dependent Clp protease adapter ClpS — protein sequence MEIEKTEPTEEVFAVPEPDVPWVTIVHNDPVNLMSYVTYVFRTYFGYSKDKATKLMLDVHHKGRAVVSSGTREEMERDVQAMHGYGLWATLQQDRK from the coding sequence ATGGAGATCGAGAAGACCGAGCCGACGGAGGAGGTCTTCGCCGTACCCGAGCCCGACGTCCCGTGGGTGACGATCGTCCACAACGACCCGGTGAACCTCATGAGCTACGTGACGTATGTCTTCCGGACGTATTTCGGGTACTCGAAGGACAAGGCCACCAAACTCATGCTGGACGTCCACCACAAGGGCCGCGCGGTCGTCTCCAGCGGAACACGCGAGGAGATGGAGCGCGACGTACAGGCCATGCACGGCTACGGTCTGTGGGCCACCCTCCAGCAGGACCGGAAGTAG
- a CDS encoding DUF2017 domain-containing protein translates to MPGQFEALPGGGAAVALDEVEISIIRSLAVQLLELIGPGPAEDAHDDPLAELFAEGPSEPPKDPVLLRLFPDAYSDPEGAPTAREAEERRAYSSEFRRFTENDLRAGKRDSALAVIHSLDAPAAAGEGGAVLKLSADDSRQWLGCLNDLRLAIGSRLDVVDEEDTDLLYRLPDEDPRKPMVMAYLWLGGLQDSLVATLMP, encoded by the coding sequence ATGCCAGGACAATTCGAAGCGCTCCCCGGCGGCGGCGCGGCCGTCGCGCTCGACGAGGTCGAGATCTCCATCATCCGCTCGCTGGCGGTGCAGCTCCTGGAGCTGATCGGTCCGGGCCCCGCCGAGGACGCCCACGACGACCCGCTCGCCGAACTCTTCGCCGAGGGCCCGAGCGAACCGCCCAAGGACCCCGTCCTGCTGCGGCTGTTCCCGGACGCCTACAGCGACCCCGAGGGCGCCCCGACCGCCCGGGAGGCGGAGGAGCGGCGGGCGTACTCCTCGGAGTTCCGCCGCTTCACCGAGAACGACCTGCGGGCCGGCAAGCGGGACAGCGCCCTCGCGGTGATCCACTCCCTGGACGCGCCGGCGGCGGCCGGTGAGGGCGGGGCCGTGCTGAAGCTGTCCGCGGACGACTCCCGGCAGTGGCTCGGCTGCCTCAACGACCTGCGCCTCGCCATCGGCTCCCGCCTCGACGTCGTCGACGAGGAGGACACCGACCTCCTCTACCGCCTCCCGGACGAGGATCCGCGCAAGCCGATGGTCATGGCCTACCTGTGGCTGGGCGGCCTGCAGGACTCGCTCGTCGCGACGCTGATGCCCTGA
- a CDS encoding alanine/glycine:cation symporter family protein, with protein sequence MSLESITTSIDDAVSGFFEPVANSVGDVVFYSVSVGGTDLPIIVAWLVVAGLVFSAWFGLLQMRKFKLALDVVRGKYDEDDSPGEVNHFQALTAAVSGTVGLGNIAGVAVAVSIGGPGATFWMILCGLLGMATKFVEVTLGVKYREEHEDGTVSGGPMHYLPKGLGERFGNAGRTFGKVLAVAASIMILFFGLMGGNLFQTNQSYAQVASTFGGEDGFLASSAGAILFGLVVAALVGLVLLGGIRSIAKVTSRLVPAMAGMYIVACLIVILANVTAVPDAIGTIFRGAFEAEGVAGGVIGALIVGFQRAAFSNEAGLGSAPIAHSAVKTKHPASEGLVALLEPFIDTVVICTMTALTIVIANPASWAEAREGESIGGVTITSDAFGTVLPWFPNLLTVAVLLFAFSTILTWGYYGLKAWTYLFGKSKASETTFKALWSFFVMAGSLLSLDSLIYLGDSALFLLSVFNIIGLYLLAPVVKRELNSFLAYVKARKAGLPGDAPESDTVKAV encoded by the coding sequence ATGTCTCTCGAATCCATCACCACATCCATCGACGACGCCGTCAGCGGCTTCTTCGAACCCGTCGCGAACTCTGTCGGCGACGTCGTCTTCTACTCCGTCTCCGTCGGCGGCACCGATCTCCCGATCATCGTCGCCTGGCTCGTCGTCGCGGGTCTGGTCTTCAGCGCCTGGTTCGGTCTGCTCCAGATGCGCAAGTTCAAGCTCGCCCTCGACGTCGTACGCGGGAAGTACGACGAGGACGACTCGCCCGGTGAGGTCAACCACTTCCAGGCACTGACCGCAGCCGTCTCCGGCACCGTCGGACTCGGCAACATCGCCGGTGTCGCCGTCGCCGTCTCCATCGGCGGCCCCGGCGCCACCTTCTGGATGATCCTGTGCGGTCTCCTCGGCATGGCGACGAAGTTCGTCGAGGTCACCCTCGGTGTGAAGTACCGCGAGGAGCACGAGGACGGCACCGTCTCCGGTGGCCCGATGCACTACCTGCCCAAGGGCCTCGGTGAGCGCTTCGGCAACGCCGGCCGCACCTTCGGCAAGGTGCTCGCCGTCGCCGCCTCGATCATGATCCTCTTCTTCGGTCTGATGGGCGGCAACCTGTTCCAGACCAACCAGAGCTACGCGCAGGTCGCCTCGACCTTCGGCGGCGAGGACGGCTTCCTGGCCTCCTCCGCCGGTGCCATCCTCTTCGGCCTGGTCGTCGCCGCGCTGGTCGGCCTGGTGCTGCTCGGCGGCATCCGCTCCATCGCCAAGGTCACCAGCCGGCTCGTCCCGGCCATGGCCGGCATGTACATCGTGGCCTGCCTGATCGTCATCCTGGCCAACGTCACCGCCGTGCCCGACGCGATCGGCACCATCTTCAGGGGCGCGTTCGAGGCCGAGGGCGTCGCCGGCGGTGTGATCGGTGCCCTGATCGTCGGCTTCCAGCGCGCGGCGTTCTCCAACGAGGCCGGTCTGGGCTCCGCCCCGATCGCCCACTCCGCGGTCAAGACCAAGCACCCCGCGAGCGAGGGTCTGGTCGCCCTGCTGGAGCCGTTCATCGACACGGTCGTCATCTGCACCATGACCGCGCTGACCATCGTCATCGCCAACCCGGCCAGCTGGGCCGAGGCCCGCGAGGGCGAGAGCATCGGCGGTGTCACCATCACCTCCGACGCCTTCGGGACCGTGCTGCCCTGGTTCCCGAACCTGCTGACCGTCGCGGTGCTGCTGTTCGCCTTCTCCACGATCCTGACCTGGGGCTACTACGGCCTCAAGGCCTGGACGTACCTCTTCGGCAAGAGCAAGGCCAGCGAGACCACCTTCAAGGCCCTGTGGAGCTTCTTCGTGATGGCGGGCTCGCTGCTCTCCCTCGACTCGCTGATCTACCTGGGCGACTCGGCGCTGTTCCTGCTGTCGGTGTTCAACATCATCGGCCTCTACCTGCTCGCCCCCGTCGTCAAGCGCGAGCTCAACTCGTTCCTGGCGTACGTCAAGGCCCGCAAGGCCGGTCTGCCGGGCGACGCGCCCGAGAGCGACACCGTCAAGGCCGTCTGA
- a CDS encoding M67 family metallopeptidase yields MLTITQALVDQIVAHARKDHPDEACGVVAGPAGSDRPERFVPMLNAAMSPTFYEFDSGDLLRLYREMDDRDEEPVVIYHSHTATEAYPSRTDISYANEPGAHYVLVSTADTDGLGDFQFRSFRIVEGEVSEEEVKTVEAY; encoded by the coding sequence ATGCTGACCATCACCCAGGCCCTCGTCGACCAGATCGTCGCCCACGCGCGCAAGGACCACCCCGACGAGGCGTGCGGCGTCGTCGCGGGCCCGGCGGGTTCGGACCGCCCGGAGCGCTTCGTCCCGATGCTGAACGCGGCCATGTCGCCCACGTTCTACGAGTTCGACTCGGGCGACCTGCTCAGGCTCTACCGCGAGATGGACGACCGCGACGAGGAGCCGGTGGTCATCTACCACTCCCACACGGCCACCGAGGCCTACCCCTCCCGCACCGACATCTCCTACGCCAACGAACCGGGCGCCCACTACGTCCTCGTCTCCACCGCCGACACCGACGGACTCGGCGACTTCCAGTTCCGCTCCTTCCGGATCGTCGAGGGCGAGGTGAGCGAGGAGGAGGTGAAGACCGTGGAGGCGTACTGA
- a CDS encoding putative leader peptide gives MVLDDVSEKTPGVLLVARLHVDLCRLASAIC, from the coding sequence ATGGTTCTTGACGACGTGAGCGAGAAGACGCCGGGCGTACTGCTCGTGGCGCGGCTGCACGTCGACCTGTGCAGGCTTGCCAGCGCCATCTGTTGA
- a CDS encoding MoaD/ThiS family protein, whose translation MAIEVRIPTILRQYTDGQKAVEGAGATLADLFTDLETRHTGIHARIVDGGELRRFVNVYLNDEDVRFLDGINTKLSDGDNVTILPAVAGGMA comes from the coding sequence ATGGCCATCGAGGTCCGCATCCCCACCATCCTCCGCCAGTACACCGACGGTCAGAAGGCGGTGGAGGGAGCCGGTGCCACCCTCGCCGACCTGTTCACCGACCTGGAGACCCGGCACACGGGGATCCACGCCCGCATCGTGGACGGCGGTGAACTGCGCCGCTTCGTCAACGTGTACCTGAACGACGAGGACGTGCGCTTCCTCGACGGCATCAACACCAAGCTGTCCGACGGCGACAACGTGACCATCCTGCCGGCGGTGGCCGGCGGCATGGCCTGA
- a CDS encoding cysteine synthase, which translates to MRYDSPLAAVGNTPLVRLPRLSPSADVRIWAKLEDRNPTGSVKDRPALHMIEQAEKDGRLTPGCTILEPTSGNTGISLAMAAKLKGYRMVCVMPENTSQERRDLLNMWGAEIIPSPAAGGSNTAVRVAKELSAEHPDWVMLYQYGNPDNAGAHYATTGPEILADLPSITHFVAGLGTTGTLMGVGRYLREHKPDVKIVAAEPRYDDLVYGLRNLDEGFVPELYDASVLTTRFSVGSADAVTRTRELLRQEGIFAGVSTGAALHAAIGVGRKALKAGESADIVFVVADGGWKYLSTGVYTAATTEEAIETLQGQLWA; encoded by the coding sequence ATGCGCTACGACTCCCCGTTGGCCGCGGTCGGCAACACCCCTCTGGTGCGCCTGCCGCGGCTCTCGCCGTCCGCCGACGTCCGCATCTGGGCGAAGCTGGAGGACCGTAACCCGACGGGTTCGGTCAAGGACCGGCCCGCCCTGCACATGATCGAACAGGCGGAGAAGGACGGCCGCCTGACGCCCGGCTGCACGATCCTGGAGCCCACCTCCGGGAACACCGGCATCTCCCTCGCCATGGCGGCCAAGCTCAAGGGCTACCGCATGGTCTGCGTCATGCCCGAGAACACCTCCCAGGAGCGGCGCGACCTGCTCAACATGTGGGGCGCCGAGATCATCCCCTCCCCGGCGGCGGGCGGCTCCAACACGGCCGTACGCGTCGCCAAGGAACTCTCCGCCGAGCACCCCGACTGGGTGATGCTCTACCAGTACGGCAACCCCGACAACGCGGGCGCCCACTACGCGACGACGGGCCCCGAGATCCTCGCGGACCTCCCCTCCATCACCCACTTCGTCGCAGGGCTCGGCACCACCGGCACGCTCATGGGCGTCGGCCGCTACCTGCGTGAGCACAAGCCCGACGTCAAGATCGTGGCCGCCGAGCCGCGCTACGACGACCTCGTCTACGGCCTCCGCAACCTCGACGAGGGCTTCGTCCCCGAGCTCTACGACGCCTCCGTCCTCACCACCCGCTTCTCCGTCGGCTCCGCCGACGCGGTGACCCGGACCCGCGAGCTGTTGCGGCAGGAAGGCATCTTCGCGGGCGTCTCCACGGGCGCCGCGCTCCACGCGGCGATCGGCGTCGGCAGGAAGGCGCTCAAGGCCGGCGAGTCCGCCGACATCGTCTTCGTCGTCGCCGACGGGGGCTGGAAGTACCTCTCCACGGGCGTCTACACGGCGGCCACGACGGAGGAGGCCATCGAGACGCTGCAGGGGCAGCTCTGGGCGTAG
- a CDS encoding type II toxin-antitoxin system PemK/MazF family toxin: protein MDTSWWLAIAAVVLLALVATVVDGWGRSPRPPKRPKRPRQAGPPGRTAGPTRPPGRSDRVPRPRPAEIWWAGVPFEDGPGGKDRPCLVLTVSGDHARVAKITSRYRGERPGVIALPPGTVGDAHGRPSFLETDELRDVPLRDFRRKAGEVDRALWGRLRHLSD, encoded by the coding sequence ATGGACACGTCCTGGTGGTTGGCGATCGCGGCGGTGGTGTTGCTGGCCCTGGTCGCGACCGTGGTCGACGGGTGGGGGCGCTCACCTCGACCACCGAAGCGACCCAAACGACCGAGACAGGCGGGGCCACCGGGGCGGACCGCCGGGCCTACGCGACCGCCGGGGCGCTCCGATCGTGTGCCACGGCCCCGGCCCGCCGAGATCTGGTGGGCCGGCGTCCCCTTCGAGGACGGTCCCGGCGGCAAGGACCGCCCCTGCCTCGTCCTGACCGTCAGCGGGGATCACGCCCGCGTGGCCAAGATCACCAGCAGGTACCGCGGCGAACGCCCTGGTGTGATCGCCCTCCCACCGGGCACCGTCGGCGACGCCCACGGCCGCCCCAGCTTCCTGGAGACGGACGAACTGCGCGACGTCCCGTTGCGGGACTTCCGCCGCAAGGCCGGCGAGGTCGACCGGGCCCTGTGGGGCCGGCTCCGCCACCTGTCGGACTGA
- a CDS encoding MBL fold metallo-hydrolase, which translates to MKLTVVGCSGSFPSAESACSSYLVEADGFRLLLDMGNGALGELQRHCGLYDLDAIFLSHLHADHCIDMCAYFVARYYRHDGGRCAPVPVYGPEGTEQRLTTAYADTPSASSMSEVFDFHTVKPSTFEIGPFTVHTERVAHPVEAYGIRIEHGGRTLTYSGDTGVTGSLDELARDSDLFLCEAAFTHGKENIPDLHLNGREAGETAARAGARRLVLTHIPPWTDPQVNLDDARAVYDGPVELAASGVSYEI; encoded by the coding sequence ATGAAGCTCACCGTCGTCGGCTGCTCGGGGTCGTTCCCGTCCGCGGAATCGGCCTGTTCGAGCTACCTCGTAGAGGCCGACGGCTTCCGGCTGCTTCTCGACATGGGCAACGGTGCCCTCGGCGAGCTGCAGCGCCACTGCGGTCTCTACGACCTCGACGCGATCTTCCTCAGCCATCTGCACGCCGACCACTGCATCGACATGTGCGCGTACTTCGTCGCACGCTACTACCGCCACGACGGCGGTCGCTGCGCCCCCGTCCCCGTCTACGGACCGGAGGGCACCGAGCAGCGCCTGACCACCGCCTACGCCGACACCCCGTCCGCCTCCTCCATGAGCGAGGTCTTCGACTTCCACACGGTCAAGCCGAGCACGTTCGAGATCGGCCCCTTCACCGTCCACACGGAACGGGTCGCCCACCCCGTGGAGGCGTACGGCATCCGTATCGAGCACGGCGGCCGGACCCTCACGTACTCCGGGGACACCGGTGTCACAGGCTCCCTGGACGAACTCGCCCGCGACAGCGACCTGTTCCTGTGCGAGGCCGCCTTCACCCACGGCAAGGAGAACATCCCGGACCTCCATCTCAACGGCCGCGAGGCCGGTGAGACGGCCGCACGGGCGGGCGCCCGACGTCTCGTCCTCACGCACATCCCGCCGTGGACCGACCCGCAGGTCAACCTGGACGACGCCCGCGCGGTGTACGACGGCCCGGTGGAGCTGGCGGCGTCCGGGGTGTCGTACGAGATCTGA
- a CDS encoding PTS transporter subunit EIIC, whose amino-acid sequence MTTASAAPAGADKKGSGWGSRTMAVLQRIGRSLMLPVAVLPAAALLVRLGNTDMLGRESFPEFITRFAGFMAAGGGAILDNMPLLFAVGIAIGFAKKSDGSTALAAVVGYLVFQKVLATFTDPSLPKEATAVDGKVVMVEKAVNAGVLGGVVMGLVVALLYQRFHRTKLPDWAGFFGGRRLVPILAAFAGLFIGIVFGYVWPVLGTGLHNFGEWLVGSGAVGAGIFGVANRALIPVGMHHLLNSFPWLQAGSYEGKNGDIARFLAGDPTAGQFMTGFFPIMMFGLPAVCLAIYHTARPERRKVVGGMMFSLALTSFVTGVTEPIEFTFMFIAPVLYAVHAVLTGVSLALTWALGMKDGFGFSAGAIDFALNLGIATKPWALLLVGVCFGALYYVIFRFAIVRFNLPTPGRESDEELAELRKAEAK is encoded by the coding sequence GTGACCACGGCCAGCGCCGCTCCCGCGGGCGCCGACAAGAAGGGCTCCGGCTGGGGCTCCCGCACCATGGCGGTGCTGCAGCGCATCGGCCGCAGCCTGATGCTGCCGGTCGCCGTCCTGCCGGCCGCCGCCCTGCTCGTCCGCCTCGGCAACACGGACATGCTCGGACGCGAGTCGTTCCCGGAGTTCATCACCAGGTTCGCGGGCTTCATGGCCGCGGGCGGCGGTGCCATCCTCGACAACATGCCGCTGCTGTTCGCGGTCGGCATCGCGATCGGCTTCGCCAAGAAGTCGGACGGCTCGACCGCGCTCGCGGCGGTCGTCGGCTACCTCGTCTTCCAGAAGGTGCTCGCCACCTTCACCGACCCCAGCCTCCCCAAGGAGGCCACGGCCGTCGACGGCAAGGTCGTCATGGTGGAGAAGGCGGTCAACGCCGGTGTTCTCGGCGGCGTGGTGATGGGCCTCGTGGTGGCCCTGCTCTACCAGCGCTTCCACCGCACCAAACTGCCCGACTGGGCCGGCTTCTTCGGCGGTCGCCGCCTGGTGCCCATCCTCGCCGCCTTCGCCGGCCTGTTCATCGGCATCGTCTTCGGCTACGTCTGGCCGGTCCTCGGCACGGGCCTGCACAACTTCGGTGAGTGGCTGGTCGGTTCGGGCGCCGTCGGCGCGGGCATCTTCGGTGTCGCCAACCGCGCGCTGATCCCGGTCGGCATGCACCACCTGCTCAACTCCTTCCCGTGGCTCCAGGCCGGTTCGTACGAGGGCAAGAACGGTGACATCGCGCGCTTCCTCGCCGGTGACCCGACCGCCGGGCAGTTCATGACCGGCTTCTTCCCGATCATGATGTTCGGCCTGCCGGCCGTCTGTCTCGCGATCTACCACACGGCCCGCCCCGAGCGCCGCAAGGTCGTCGGCGGCATGATGTTCTCCCTCGCGCTGACCTCGTTCGTGACCGGTGTCACCGAGCCGATCGAGTTCACGTTCATGTTCATCGCCCCGGTCCTGTACGCCGTCCACGCCGTGCTCACCGGTGTCTCCCTTGCCCTGACCTGGGCGCTCGGCATGAAGGACGGCTTCGGCTTCTCGGCCGGCGCGATCGACTTCGCCCTCAACCTGGGCATCGCGACCAAGCCGTGGGCCCTGCTCCTGGTGGGTGTGTGCTTCGGCGCCCTGTACTACGTGATCTTCCGGTTCGCGATCGTCCGGTTCAATCTGCCGACCCCCGGGCGGGAGTCGGACGAGGAACTGGCGGAGCTGCGGAAGGCGGAGGCCAAGTAG
- a CDS encoding PTS glucose/sucrose transporter subunit IIB has translation MAGKAEKIVAGLGGLDNIEEVEGCITRLRTEVSDPSLVDEAALKAAGAHGVVKMGTAIQVVIGTDADPVAAEIEDMM, from the coding sequence ATGGCCGGTAAGGCTGAGAAGATCGTCGCCGGGCTCGGCGGCCTCGACAACATCGAAGAGGTCGAGGGCTGCATCACCCGCCTGCGCACCGAGGTCAGCGACCCCTCCCTCGTGGACGAGGCCGCCCTCAAGGCCGCCGGCGCCCACGGCGTCGTCAAGATGGGCACCGCGATCCAGGTCGTCATCGGCACCGACGCCGACCCCGTCGCCGCGGAGATCGAAGACATGATGTGA
- the rph gene encoding ribonuclease PH, translating to MSRIDGRTPDQLRPVTIERGWSKHAEGSVLVSFGDTKVFCTASVTEGVPRWRKGSGEGWVTAEYSMLPRATNTRGDRESVRGRIGGRTHEISRLIGRSLRAVIDYKALGENTIVLDCDVLQADGGTRTAAITGAYVALADAVSWAQGKKLVKAGRQPLTGTVAAVSVGIVGGVPLLDLCYQEDVKADTDMNVVCTGDGRFVEVQGTAEAEPFAREELNSMLDLAVSGCTELALLQGKALDTVLER from the coding sequence ATGTCTCGAATCGACGGCCGCACGCCCGATCAGCTCCGCCCGGTCACCATCGAACGCGGGTGGAGCAAGCACGCCGAGGGCTCCGTCCTCGTCTCCTTCGGCGACACGAAGGTCTTCTGCACCGCCTCGGTCACCGAAGGCGTCCCCCGCTGGCGCAAGGGCAGCGGCGAAGGCTGGGTCACCGCCGAGTACTCCATGCTGCCCCGCGCCACCAACACCCGCGGCGACCGCGAGTCCGTACGCGGCAGGATCGGCGGTCGCACCCACGAGATCTCCCGCCTCATCGGCCGCTCCCTGCGCGCCGTCATCGACTACAAGGCCCTCGGCGAGAACACCATCGTCCTCGACTGCGACGTGCTGCAGGCCGACGGCGGCACGCGTACGGCGGCCATCACCGGCGCGTACGTGGCGCTGGCCGACGCCGTGTCCTGGGCCCAGGGCAAGAAGCTGGTCAAGGCCGGCCGACAGCCCCTGACGGGAACGGTGGCCGCGGTCTCGGTGGGCATCGTCGGCGGCGTCCCCCTCCTCGACCTCTGCTACCAGGAGGACGTGAAGGCCGACACGGACATGAACGTCGTCTGCACCGGCGACGGCCGCTTCGTCGAGGTCCAGGGCACCGCCGAGGCCGAGCCGTTCGCCCGCGAGGAACTCAACTCCATGCTGGACCTGGCCGTTTCCGGCTGCACGGAACTGGCCCTCCTGCAGGGCAAGGCACTTGACACGGTCCTCGAAAGGTAA
- the rdgB gene encoding RdgB/HAM1 family non-canonical purine NTP pyrophosphatase gives MTRLILATRNAGKLTELKAILADAGLSHDLVGADAYPDVPDVRETGVTFAENALLKAHALARATGHPAIADDSGLCVDVLNGAPGIFSARWAGRHGDDKANLELLLAQLDDIADEHRGAHFTCAAALALPDGTERVVEGRLRGVLRHAPVGTNGFGYDPVLQPDGDTRTCAELTAEEKNAISHRGKAFRGLVPVLRELSG, from the coding sequence ATGACCCGCCTGATCCTCGCCACCCGCAACGCCGGCAAGCTCACCGAACTCAAGGCCATCCTCGCCGACGCAGGCCTCTCCCACGACCTCGTCGGCGCGGACGCCTACCCCGACGTCCCCGACGTCAGGGAAACCGGCGTCACCTTCGCCGAGAACGCCCTGCTGAAGGCCCACGCCCTGGCCCGCGCCACGGGCCACCCCGCCATCGCCGACGACTCCGGCCTCTGCGTCGACGTCCTGAACGGCGCCCCCGGCATCTTCTCGGCCCGCTGGGCAGGCCGCCACGGCGACGACAAGGCCAACCTGGAGCTGCTGCTGGCCCAGCTCGACGACATCGCCGACGAACACCGGGGCGCCCACTTCACCTGCGCCGCGGCCCTCGCGTTGCCGGACGGCACGGAACGGGTCGTCGAGGGCCGACTGAGGGGCGTCCTCCGGCATGCGCCGGTCGGCACGAACGGCTTCGGCTACGACCCCGTCCTCCAGCCGGACGGCGACACCCGAACCTGCGCCGAGCTGACCGCTGAGGAGAAGAACGCGATCAGCCACCGGGGGAAGGCGTTCCGGGGACTGGTGCCGGTGCTGCGGGAGCTTTCGGGCTGA
- the bcp gene encoding thioredoxin-dependent thiol peroxidase — MSERLQPGDVAPAFTLPDADGNEVSLSDHKGRKVIVYFYPAALTPGCTKQACDFTDNLELLAGAGYDVVGISPDKPEKLAKFRDEESLKVTLLGDPDKTVLDAYGAFGEKKNYGRTYLGVIRSTIVVDEEGKVERALYNVRATGHVAKIIKDLGI; from the coding sequence ATGAGCGAGCGACTCCAGCCCGGCGACGTGGCCCCCGCCTTCACCCTCCCGGACGCCGACGGCAACGAGGTGTCCCTGTCCGACCACAAGGGCCGCAAGGTCATCGTCTACTTCTACCCGGCCGCCCTGACCCCCGGCTGCACCAAGCAGGCCTGCGACTTCACCGACAACCTGGAGCTCCTCGCGGGCGCCGGGTACGACGTCGTCGGCATCTCCCCCGACAAGCCCGAGAAGCTCGCCAAGTTCCGCGACGAGGAATCCCTCAAGGTCACCCTTCTCGGCGACCCCGACAAGACGGTCCTCGACGCGTACGGCGCCTTCGGCGAGAAGAAGAACTACGGCAGGACCTACCTCGGCGTCATCCGCTCCACGATTGTCGTCGACGAGGAGGGCAAGGTCGAACGGGCCCTCTACAACGTCCGCGCGACGGGCCACGTAGCCAAGATCATCAAAGACCTGGGCATCTGA